ATCCCTCCACCCAAGAAACACCAGTGATTCTGGCCCCCAAGGGCCCAGACAGGTATTTCCCCACAGAGACACGCCACAGCCAAAGCTATTACCCAGCCGACTCCTCCCATCTAGGGGCGGAGCTCCGTAGGGGCGGAGCTAAGCGTGACACTGGTACTTGGGTTGCGCAGGCAATATAATTGGCCCTCCAGGGCGCATCCGGGTCAGTGCAAAGGAGCAAGGTTCCAAAGTGGGACGCCAAGCTCAGCAGCGGGCGCAGATCCACAGAAGCTAGGACTGCTGCCCACGCGAAAGCTTAGCGCACCTCACCTATCCTCCGGACCTGACTGTCACCGCGCGCAGCACCGCCCCGCCTGCGCCCCGCACTCACTTTGCCCCGAAACGGGAGCATCCACCACAGCGCCCTCGACATGGTGGGCATTCGTCCACGCAGCCCCAGCGCCTGCCCTGCGCCCTGGGGGGGACCACAGCCTGAAGGACCTGGCCCTGCCAAGCGCCGCCGACTAGACGACCCTGCAGACCCCGCAGAGCCCCCGGCGGCACCCAACGTGCAAAACTCTGCAGCAGCAGCCAACGCCACCGCGCTCCCCTCCGTGGTGGTTCTGGCCGCGGGCTGCTCCTTACAGGTACCCATGGACGATGGCGACCTGGTGCTACAACCTGCGCCAACCTCGGTCCTGCAAGTCAATCTCCAAGGACACAACCTCATTCTGATCCCTGAGGGCCTCTTGGGAGCCAGGGACCAACgcccaggaggccagggagaCTGTCCTGAAGACCCGGAACTGGGCGCCGTCCTGAGACCCCTCGGTGAGAACATGGTCGTCGAGCAGGGATTCTTCTGCGAATTTATCCCAGATATCGTCAGAAAAATAGAGGCCTTCGAGGAGCAATGGATGGACCCTCCAGCCGGCCAGCAGGGGCCCATCCCATATCTCCCTGCTTGGGCCCCCACCCCTAGTCCAGTGAGGCGCTCTTCTAATCCCGCCTACGACGTGGATTTCCACCTTATGAGGCCCTTCCCCACCTCACCGCTGCAACCTCTACCTCCCTCTCCAAGTTCAAGTCCCCAGGCGCGTCCACAGCGCTCTCCAGGCCCTAGGAGCAAAGCCTGCAGACGTCTGTTCTAGGAAGAAAGGaacttctccccaccccaccaccggACCCAACTCCTGGACACTCTCCTGGGGGGCCTGCTGCATCCCCAGAGCCCCTCAATAGTCAGCAGTTCTGTGCTGACAATTGTTTTTTCTGTACCCGATTGTAAGGAAATAAAGACATCAGGAAGAGAAGGCAGATTCCACATTTCATCTTGGAAATGGAAAATCTTCAGAGAAACCAAAAACTGTGTTTTCAGATTTTGGGGATTCTTCACAGGATCAttctctaaacacacacacaccatttcccTGCATTTTGTAGACGTTGTTTTCTCTCAAAATGCACTTTTTAACTCATATCACCACTCCCCTGATTTTCCCTCAAACCAAGAAATCACTGGATTTCTCATGCTGTGAGTTTCCTTCTGTGTTTTCCCATGGATTTATGAAGACATTCAGCCATAGCATGTCTAGTTCTTCATTTTTCCACCTGCTGCCCCAGTGAACTGCCAAATACTATGATGGTTGCTACATCTGATTGTATGGTGTTGGTTCTCAGCAGTCTCTTAACCTGTTGAAGAAATTCTCTTCCAATCTTACTTCTTAATGTAAATGAGATTTATGTGGAATTTTATCAGATGTTGTCAGCATGcattggaatatattttttaaataagttcatCTGGTGATTTAAACCAATAGACTGATGGAAATGTTTGCTTTACTGCTATTCCACAGTGTTTTCTACCCTTAAATTGTACCCTGATTTTTTTGTAATGTAAATAAAACTTGTAACAtttgaaatgttaatttattaCCATCTTGGCTTCATttctataaagtaaaatattacaaaactgAAGTCAAACGGtcatttcatttcaaaacatCAGTAACTATTCAGATTGACCACCGCACCTTAccaattattattttcaatttttagttgtagctgaacagaatacctttattttatttattcatctattttttttatgtgatgctgaggattgaacccagtgcctccatggactaggcaagggttctactgctgagctacaactccaaccccaCATTACCAATTCTTTCCTACCTTTTTATTCTTAACATTCTACTCATTCAGTCTAGCCTCAATTTTCATCTGGCTGAAGAATATCCTTTAATAGTTATTTCCACCATGTCCTATGTGTGGTAAACTGTCTTGGTTCTATAAGTTTGAACATGGTTTTCCATGATAAACCCCTTAATATTGTATGCCTGAAAAGGCCAATATTACTCATGTATGAACATTTCTATttagtgtcaacataccttatatataatcagagatatgataaattgttcTATAATGGTGtcttaagaattgtaatgcaaaataaatttaaaaagaaaaaaatgccattattacatattttttcttaaatataaaatgatatataactGCTTGAACAATATTCGCCTATTGCCATTTTTGTGGTTGCAAGATAAAAAGTCTGCCAATCAAGTTGTTATTCCTTTTATATGTGACTTTTCTACTCattgtagtatatttttaaattgtcttatttTACACTTTGTGtaccttgatttttaaatgtttttattattgcattatagttatacataagagtggggttcatttttgacactcatacatgcatagaatataattgGTTCCATTTTAATACCCAGTACTTccactttcccttccctcctctctgccctgttcctcttcctctctactagtcttccttctatttattttagcttttttaatCAGTTGCTTTATAGATAATACATAATTATAGAATGCACTATgacatattcacatatgtacatagcataatatgatcaatttcattccacagttcctcccttttcccatccctcctccttctccctcaatTCCCTTCTTCCATTCCACTGATGCCccaaggaaaaaattaagagcatgaataaagagcttacagaatgagaaaatctttaccactactcttctgacagggaattaatacttagaatatattaagaactcaaaaagcttaatcccccaaaaaaatcacaaaataaccaatcaataagtgggcaaaagaactaaacacacttctgaaaagaagaaatacaaatgactaacagacatgaaaaaaaaatgttcaacatccctagaaatcagggaaatggGAGATACAGGAGTTTGGATTGCTTGAGAATCATGAAAGACGGAGTCATACCAGTGTGTTGGAAGAATCatccaaacatatttttaaatcattaggaATTGGGACAGAATCAATATGGAATACAGTAAAAAACACTCAAGAAATGAGGGGCAAGAGCCCCAGTGTTGGAATGAGAGTGGAGAGCTGAACGAAGAAAGAGTAGTGGGCAggatgggtgtggtggcacccaTATTCCCAGAAGATCATCCCAACATCTGAAGGTTGAGGCAGgggggtcacaagttcaaagccatcctcagcaacttagtgaggccctaagcaacacagtgagaccctgtctctaaactacaaaaaagaacagggagtgtggatcagtggttgaggttccctgggttcaatccctggtaccaaaaaaaaaaaaatagtgtggaATGAATGGCCATTTCTAAAATAATCAGTGCATTTGGGGATGAGAAGGATGGTTAATTACCAATGAAATCTAAATATGAGATCCAGGCAGTCTCTTCAACTCATACAATTAGTCTTACATCTCTTGGGGCTAGGGGTAGGAACCTAAGCACCTGACCCACAGTTTACTGAACAGATAGGTTGAATTCTCAAATTAGGCAAGTCTGTGCTGGTGAGGTCACCGCTCTGATTGGGCTCTGAAACATGGGGTAAAGACAACTAGGTGGACACATTTGAATACCTTGAATTCCCAGACCCCAAGCCTGGAGAACTGGCCTGCTCTTCTCTGTTAATGGTTGACACTGCCTTGCATTAAGTTGACAGAAGCAGCTGCCTGGCAAGGCAACATGCAGCAACCTCAAAATCTACCCTTACCTCCTCTCCACCACAAGGCCAGTAACTAAAGTTAAGGCCAGAATATGGCCTGTAAACaatgaaggggagggaagaaaagcacATACTTGTGTGTATGTACGTGTGCCTGCGcgagtgtgtgcatgcatgtgtgtgtgtgtgtgcgggtgtgtgtgtgtgttctgcagGATTCACCCAACATAAACCAGCAGGAATCAAGTATAGAACTGAAGCTGCTGGATATCAGCCTGTTAAAGAGAGAGTTTGGATATTTAGAAGAATTCTCCTGTAATACAGGAGAGTTTTAAAACCCTGGCTAGGACTTTGTTAAGACAGTACTCATTCTTAACATTCTTAAAAGCAACTCTCAGAAACATGGAGAAAAGAATGATCCACAATACGTTAAGGAGAAATGCTACCACTGCAAATGCAGACTGTAGAAAAATGGAGCAAAGGTTTagagaagctgggtgcagtgtcacacacctgtaatcccagcagctctggaggctgaggcaggaagatctcgagttcaaagccagcctcagctaattagtgtggccctaagcaactcagggaggccctgactctaaataaaatacaacaaaaaaagggctggggatgtgtctcagtggttaagcacacctgggttcaatcctcagtacaaaaaaaacaatttagagacacacgtcaccccaattggagtaggggcagagcagagccttcgcctgcacccggaacaggcccagcggcccgccagcgcgGTAGTCATGTCACCCCGattggagtagggacagagcagagccgccgccctcgcctgcaaggtaggcagacctttgaccgactggcagaacaggcccaggggtccgagggcgtggtagacacgtcacaccaattggaggaggggcagagcagagccgctacccgcacctgcaaagtaggcagacctgcgaccgaccggcagaacaggcccagccgCCCGTCatcgtggtagacagatcaccccaattggaggaggagcacagctgctGCCTGCCCCTGCAatggagacttttcaactatacaagagcaatataaatatatagggggaaaatttcaaaaaaacaacagtttcaccaagcagaaagaaacacgagaagtatgaaaagacaaggaaagaaaggaccacaaacaatgcaggtcaactcaactttagaagaggtaatagctgcagcagatggaatgtcagataaagaattcaggatatacatgcttcagatgatctggagtctcaaggaagacattagacagcaaaatcagacaatgaaagatcccttccacaatgaattacataaacaaatccaggaagcaaaagatcaactatacagggaaatagaggttataaaaaacagacaaacagaaatcctagaaatgcgggaagcaataaaccaacttaaaaactcaattgagaatactaccagcagagtagaacacttagaagatagaacatcagacaatgaagacaaagtatttcaacttgaaaagaacatagacagctcagcaagactgttaagaaaccatgagcagaacatccaagaaatatgggataacataaagagaccaaacttaagagtcattgggatacaggaaggtatagaggtccaaaccaaaggaatgagcaatctattaaatgaaaaaatacgagaaaacttcccagacttgaagaatgagacagaatcccaaatcctagaagcctacaggacgccgaatgtgcaaatcataagagatccacacctagacacattataatgaagatgcccaacacagagaataaggagagaattttaaaagctacaagagaaaggaagcagactacatttaggggtaagccaatcaggataacagctgatctttcaacacagactctgaaagctagaagatcctggaataacatatttcaaacactgaaagaaaatgggttccaaccaagaattgtgtatccagcgaaattaagcttcaggatggaagatgaaattaaaaccttccacgataaacaaaagttaaaagaatttgcaggtaGAAAACCATATCTTCAAAACATcatcggcaaaacattacaggaagaggaaatggaaaataacaatgaaaaccaacagtggggggtaggacagtaaaggggggaaaattaatcaaagaggaaaacaaaccatgtttagtaacataaataaacaaatatggctggaagaacaacccatatctcaataataaccctaaatgttaatggcttaaactcaccaattaagagacacacgctagtagaatggatcacaaaacaagacccaacaatatgctgcctacaggagatgcatttgataggaaaagacatacacagactgaaggtgaaaggttgggaaaaatcatatcactcatatgggcttcggaaacaagcaggagtgtccatactcatatcaaataaaatagatttcaagccaaagttaatcaaaagggataaagagggacactacatactgctcaagggaaccatacaccaacaagacataacaatcataaatatataggccccaacaatggtgcagctatgttcatcaaacaaactcttctcaagttcaagagtctaatagaccaccatacaataatcatgggagacttcaacacacctctctcaccactggacagatcttccaaacaaaagttgaataaggaaactatagaactcaataacacaattaataacctagacttaattggcatatatagaatataccacccaacatcaagcagttacacttttttctcagcagcacatgaatccttctcaaaaatagatcatatattatgtcacagggcaactcttagacaatataaaggagtagagataataccatgcatcttatctgatcataatggaatgaaactgaaaatcaacgataaaagaaggaaggaaaaatcatgcatcacttggagaatgaacaataggttactgaatgatcaatgggttatagaagacatcaaggaggaaattaaaaaattcttagagataaatgaaaacacagacacaacatatcggaatctatgggaccccattgaaagcagttctaagaggaaaattcgttgcttggagttcattccttaaaaaaagaaaaaaacaacaaataaatgatctcatacttcatctcaaaatcctagaaaaagaagagcaaaacaacagcaaaagaagtagaaggcaagaaataattaaaatcagagctgaaattaatgaaatcgaaacaaaagaaacaattgaaaaaattgacaaaactaaaagttggttctttgaaaaaataaataaaatcgacagacccttagccatgctaacgaagagaagacgagagagaactcaaattctagcatacgggatgaaaaaggcaatatcaccacagacacttcagaaatacagaagataatcagaaattattttgaatccttatactccaataaaatagaagatagtgaaggcatcgataaatttcttaagtcatatgatctgcccagattgagtcaggaggatatagacaacctaaacagaccaatatcaattgaggaaatagaagaaaccatcaaaagactaccaactaagaaaagcccaggacaggatgggtatacagcagagttttacaaaaccttgaAAGAGAAAGCAATCacgaaattcatatggaaaaataaaagacccagaatagcaaaaacaatgctaagcaggaagtgtgaatcaggcggtatagcgataccagacttcaaactatactacagagcaatagtaacaaaaacagcatggtactggtaccaaaacgggcgggtggaccaatggtacagaatagaggacacagaaaccaatccacaaaactacaactatcttatatttgataaaggggctaaaagcatgcaatggaggaaggatagcatcttcaacaaatggtgctgggaaaactggaaatccatatgcaacaaaatgaaactgaatccctttctctcgccatgcacaaaagttaactcaaaatggacaaaggagcttgatatcaaatcagagactctgcgtctgatagaagaaaaagttggctacgatctacatagtatggggtcgggctccaaattcctcaataggacacccatagcacaagagttaataactagaatcaacaaatgggacttactcaaattaaaaagttttttctcagcaaaagaaacaataagagaggtaaatagggagcctacatcctgggaacaaatctttactcctcacacttcagatagagccctaatatccagagtatacaaagaactcaaaaaattagacaataagataacaaataacccaatcaacaaatgggccaaggacctgaacagacacttctcagaggaggacatacaatcaatcaacaagtacatgaaaaaatgctcaccatctccagcagtcagagaaatgcaaatcaaaaccaccctaagataccatctcaatccattaagattggcagccattatgaagtcaaacatcaacaagtgctggcgaggatgtggggaaaagggtacacttgtacattgctggtgggactgcaaattggtgcagccaatatggaaagcagtatggagatttcttggaaagctgggaatggaaccaccatttgacccagctattccccttctcggtctattccctaaagacctaaaaagagcatgctacagggacactgctacatcgatgttcatagcagcacaattcacaatagcaagactgtggaaccaacctagatgcccttcaatagacgaatggataaaaaaaaatgtggcatttatatacaatggagtattactctgcattaaaaaatgacaacatcatagaatttgcagggaaatagatggcatgagaacagattatgctaagtgaagctaggcaatccctaaaaaaacaaatgccaaatgtcttctttgatataaggagagtaactaagaacagagtagtgacgaagagcatgagaagaagattaacattaaacagggatgggaggtgggagggaaagggagagagaagggaaattgcatggaaatggaaggagaccctcagggttacacaaaattacatacaagaggaagtgaggggaaagggaaaaataatacaagggggagaaatgaattacagtagagggggtagagagagaagaggggaggggagaggaggggaggggagaggaggggaggggggatagtagaggataggaaaggcagcagaatacaacagacactagtatggcaatatgtaaatcaatggatgtgtaactgacgtgattctgcaatctatatatggggtaaaaatgggagttcataacccacttgaatcaaagtgtgaaatatgatatatcaagacctatgtaatgttttgaacaaccaacaataaaaatttaaaaaaataataataaaaaaataaaagagagaccATATGcagaacaaatgtaaaaataaaaatgatcagtgaaaaaaaaaaaaaaaaaaaaaaggatttcaggccgggcatggtggtgcaagcctgcaatcccagcaactcagcaggctgaggaaagaggatcaggagttcaaagtcaatATCAGCAACAGTAAGGCTCTAAACAAcctagagagaccctatctctaaataaaatacataaagagctggggatgtggctcagtgatccagtgcccctgagttcaaagtACCTCCCCTTCCattccaaaaataataattataataaattcagaataggaatgtagctcaggggtagaatgcttgcttagcatgtgtaagttcctgagttcaatccccaggatcagaAAGAACAAACGGAGGGGGGGGGGTGGACTTTAAGGAGCCTTTGGGTGGGTTGGCGGTTGGGGATTACTAGGTGCAGGGGTCTTTTTGAGTGTTTTCCCCAGAATCCTGGAAAGCATGAATTCTAACATTAGCCATCTTGAAATTCTATGCCTGTTTTTATCCCTCCACCCAAGAAACACCAGTGATTCTGGCCCCCAAGGGCCCAGACAGGTATTTCCCCACAGAGACACGCCACAGCCAAAGCTATTACCCAGCCGACTCCTCCCATCTAGGGGCGGAGCTCCGTAGGGGCGGAGCTAAGCGTGACACTGGTACTTGGGTTGCGCAGGCAATATAATTGGCCCTCCAGGGCGCATCCGGGTCAGTGCAAAGGAGCAAGGTTCCAAAGTGGGACGCCAAGCTCAGCAGCGGGCGCAGATCCACAGAAGCTAGGACTGCTGCCCACGCGAAAGCTTAGCGCACCTCACCTATCCTCCGGACCTGACTGTCACCGCGCGCAGCACCGCGCCGCCTGCGCCCCGCACTCACTTTGCCCCGAAACGGGAGCATCCACCACAGCGCCCTCGACATGGTGGGCATTCGTCCACGCAGCCCCAGCGCCTGCCCTGCGCCCTGGGGGGGACCACAGCCTGAAGGACCTGGCCCTGCCAAGCGCCGCCGACTAGACGACCCTGCAGACCCCGCAGAGCCCCCGGCGGCACCCAACGTGCAAAACTCTGCAGCAGCAGCCAACGCCACCGCGCTCCCCTCCGTGGTGGTTCTGGCCGCGGGCTGCTCCTTACAGGTACCCATGGACGATGGCGACCTGGTGCTACAACCTGCGCCAACCTCGGTCCTGCAAGTCAATCTCCAAGGACACAACCTCATTCTGATCCCTGAGGGCCTCTTGGGAGCCAGGGACCAACgcccaggaggccagggagaCTGTCCTGAAGACCCGGAACTGGGCGCCGTCCTGAGACCCCTCGGTGAGAACATGGTCGTCGAGCAGGGATTCTTCTGCGAATTTATCCCAGATATCGTCAGAAAAATAGAGGCCTTCGAGGAGCAATGGATGGACCCTCCAGCCGGCCAGCAGGGGCCCATCCCATATCTCCCTGCTTGGGCCCCCACCCCTAGTCCAGTGAGGCGCTCTTCTAATCCCGCCTACGACGTGGATTTCCACCTTATGAGGCCCTTCCCCACCTCACCGCTGCAACCTCTACCTCCCTCTCCAAGTTCAAGTCCCCAGGCGCGTCCACAGCGCTCTCCAGGCCCTAGGAGCAAAGCCTGCAGACGTCTGTTCTAGGAAGAAAGGaacttctccccaccccaccaccggACCCAACTCCTGGACACTCTCCTGGGGGGCCTGCTGCATCCCCAGAGCCCCTCAATAGTCAGCAGTTCTGTGCTGACAATTGTTTTTTCTGTACCCGATTGTAAGGAAATAAAGACATCAGGAAGAGAAGGCAGATTCCACATTTCATCTTGGAAATGGAAAATCTTCAGAGAAACCAAAAACTGTGTTTTCAGATTTTGGGGATTCTTCACAGGATCAttctctaaacacacacacaccatttcccTGCATTTTGTAGACGTTGTTTTCTCTCAAAATGCACTTTTTAACTCATATCACCACTCCCCTGATTTTCCCTCAAACCAAGAAATCACTGGATTTCTCATGCTGTGAGTTTCCTTCTGTGTTTTCCCATGGATTTATGAAGACATTCAGCCATAGCATGTCTAGTTCTTCATTTTTCCACCTGCTGCCCCAGTGAACTGCCAAATACTATGATGGTTGCTACATCTGATTGTATGGTGTTGGTTCTCAGCAGTCTCTTAACCTGTTGAAGAAATTCTCTTCCAATCTTACTTCTTAATGTAAATGAGATTTATGTGGAATTTTATCAGATGTTGTCAGCATGcattggaatatattttttaaataagttcatCTGGTGATTTAAACCAATAGACTGATGGAAATGTTTGCTTTACTGCTATTCCACAGTGTTTTCTACCCTTAAATTGTACCCTGATTTTTTTGTAATGTAAATAAAACTTGTAACAtttgaaatgttaatttattaCCATCTTGGCTTCATttctataaagtaaaatattacaaaactgAAGTCAAACGGtcatttcatttcaaaacatCAGTAACTATTCAGATTGACCACCGCACCTTAccaattattattttcaatttttagttgtagctgaacagaatacctttattttatttattcatctattttttttatgtgatgctgaggattgaacccagtgcctccatggactaggcaagggttctactgctgagctacaactccaaccccaCATTACCAATTCTTTCCTACCTTTTTATTCTTAACATTCTACTCATTCAGTCTAGCCTCAATTTTCATCTGGCTGAAGAATATCCTTTAATAGTTATTTCCACCATGTCCTATGTGTGGTAAACTGTCTTGGTTCTATAAGTTTGAACATGGTTTTCCATGATAAACCCCTTAATATTGTATGCCTGAAAAGGCCAATATTACTCATGTATGAACATTTCTATttagtgtcaacataccttatatataatcagagatatgataaattgttcTATAATGGTGtcttaagaattgtaatgcaaaataaatttaaaa
This Marmota flaviventris isolate mMarFla1 chromosome 8, mMarFla1.hap1, whole genome shotgun sequence DNA region includes the following protein-coding sequences:
- the LOC139706676 gene encoding proline-rich protein 23B-like — its product is MVGIRPRSPSACPAPWGGPQPEGPGPAKRRRLDDPADPAEPPAAPNVQNSAAAANATALPSVVVLAAGCSLQVPMDDGDLVLQPAPTSVLQVNLQGHNLILIPEGLLGARDQRPGGQGDCPEDPELGAVLRPLGENMVVEQGFFCEFIPDIVRKIEAFEEQWMDPPAGQQGPIPYLPAWAPTPSPVRRSSNPAYDVDFHLMRPFPTSPLQPLPPSPSSSPQARPQRSPGPRSKACRRLF